In Helianthus annuus cultivar XRQ/B chromosome 3, HanXRQr2.0-SUNRISE, whole genome shotgun sequence, a single window of DNA contains:
- the LOC110932636 gene encoding 1-aminocyclopropane-1-carboxylate oxidase homolog 1 produces the protein MAPIPPEPHELPPPCRDILLEYSKQVMKLEVCVFGLMSEAIRLDRNHLVDIGCADGLAVLGHYYPSCPQPELTIEIQDHTDNDFITILLQDHIGGLKVFYQDQWTDVPPILGALVVNAGDILQESISLLEYQVSVSFIWSLNSILTCISNLLHNCFCGNFGKINTTSEKSGPNKATPYGH, from the exons ATGGCTCCAATCCCACCCGAACCACACGAGTTGCCACCACCATGCAG GGATATATTGTTGGAGTATTCGAAACAAGTGATGAAACTCGAGGTTTGTGTATTCGGGTTGATGTCTGAGGCTATTAGGCTTGACCGAAATCACCTTGTGGACATAGGATGTGCCGATGGGCTTGCTGTTCTTGGACATTACTATCCTTCTTGCCCGCAACCTGAACTAACAATAGAAATTCAAGATCACACCGATAACGATTTCATCACGATTCTTTTGCAAGATCATATTGGTGGCCTCAAGGTCTTTTATCAGGATCAATGGACTGATGTTCCTCCTATACTGGGAGCTCTTGTAGTGAACGCTGGAGATATATTACAGGAATCTATCTCTCTCTTAGAGTATCAAGTTTCAGTGTCGTTTATTTGGTCTCTTAATAGTATATTAACTTGTATCTCAAACTTGCTCCATAATTGTTTTTGTGGAAATTTCGGTAAAATTAACACTACGAGCGAAAAATCAGGCCCCAATAAAGCTACACCTTACGGTCATTAA
- the LOC110930947 gene encoding 1-aminocyclopropane-1-carboxylate oxidase homolog 1, with protein MVTSALALAQPDYDRKAELRAFDEAKTGVKGLVDAGITEVPRIFHLPSPENLNSEQHELTLPTIDLQGINNNPIQRKEVVEKVKDALESWGFFQLVNHGIPINILEDMKKGVMDFHEQDTEVKKQWYTRDMSGKTRVIYNSNFDLYAAPVTNWRDTFYCTMAPNPPEPHELPPPCRQILLEYSRHVMKLGVCLFGLISEALGLDPNHLVEIGCADGLGVLGHYYPSCPQPELTIGTPEHADSDFITILLQDHIGGLKIFYQYQWTDVPPIPGALVVNAGDLL; from the exons ATGGTCACGTCTGCATTAGCATTAGCACAACCGGACTATGACAGGAAAGCGGAGCTAAGGGCGTTCGACGAAGCCAAAACCGGCGTCAAAGGACTTGTTGATGCCGGAATAACAGAAGTCCCTAGAATATTTCATCTACCTTCACCCGAAAACCTCAACTCCGAACAACACGAGCTGACTCTTCCAACCATTGACCTCCAAGGAATCAATAACAATCCGATACAACGAAAAGAGGTGGTCGAGAAAGTGAAGGATGCATTGGAGAGCTGGGGATTCTTTCAGTTGGTGAATCATGGAATCCCGATTAATATATTGGAGGACATGAAAAAAGGAGTGATGGATTTTCATGAGCAAGACACTGAGGTGAAGAAGCAGTGGTACACAAGGGATATGAGTGGGAAGACCAGGGTGATCTACAACAGCAACTTTGACTTGTATGCTGCACCGGTGACTAACTGGCGAGACACCTTCTACTGCACCATGGCTCCTAACCCACCCGAACCACACGAGTTGCCACCGCCTTGCAG ACAAATTTTGTTGGAGTACTCAAGACATGTGATGAAACTTGGGGTTTGTTTATTCGGGTTAATATCTGAGGCACTTGGTCTTGATCCGAATCATCTTGTGGAGATAGGATGTGCTGATGGGCTTGGTGTTCTTGGCCATTACTATCCTTCTTGTCCACAACCTGAACTAACAATAGGAACCCCGGAGCATGCTGACAGCGATTTCATCACTATTCTTCTGCAAGATCATATTGGTGGCCTCAAGATCTTTTATCAGTATCAGTGGACTGATGTTCCTCCTATACCAGGAGCTCTTGTAGTGAACGCTGGAGATCTTCTATAG
- the LOC110930946 gene encoding 1-aminocyclopropane-1-carboxylate oxidase homolog 1, which produces MVLNDTSTCQPDYDRKAELRAFDETKTGVKGLVDAGITEVPRIFHLPSPENLNSQQPELTLPTIDLQGIDEDPIRRKDVIVKMKDALESWGFFQLVNHGIPNNILEEMMKGVMDFYEQESEVKKQWYTRDMSGKTRVVYNSNFDLYAAPVTNWRDTFYCTMAPNPPQPHELPPPCRDILLEYSKQVMKLGVCLFELMSEGLGLDRNHLLDIGCADGLAVLGHYYPSCPQPELTIGTRDHTDNDFITILLQDHIGGLRVFYQDRWIDVPPIPGVLVVNAGDLLQLITNDKFVSSQHKVVANKVGPRVSVASFFTTGHIQNSKVYRPITELLSEDNPAKYRGTAIKEYLDYFNAKGLDGTSALLHFKI; this is translated from the exons ATGGTCCTCAATGACACGTCTACATGTCAACCGGACTATGACCGGAAAGCGGAGCTGAGGGCGTTCGACGAAACCAAAACCGGCGTCAAAGGACTTGTTGATGCCGGAATAACAGAAGTCCCTAGAATATTCCATCTACCTTCACCCGAAAACCTCAACTCCCAACAACCCGAGCTAACTCTTCCAACCATCGACCTTCAAGGAATCGACGAAGATCCAATACGACGAAAGGATGTTATCGTGAAAATGAAGGATGCGTTAGAGAGCTGGGGATTCTTTCAGTTGGTGAATCACGGAATCCCGAATAATATATTGGAGGAGATGATGAAAGGAGTGATGGATTTTTATGAGCAAGAGAGTGAGGTGAAGAAGCAGTGGTACACAAGGGATATGAGTGGGAAGACTAGGGTGGTGTATAACAGCAACTTTGACTTGTATGCTGCACCGGTGACCAACTGGCGAGACACCTTCTACTGCACCATGGCTCCTAACCCTCCTCAACCACACGAGCTGCCACCCCCTTGcag GGATATTTTGTTGGAGTATTCGAAACAAGTGATGAAACTTGGGGTTTGTTTGTTTGAGTTGATGTCCGAGGGTCTTGGGCTTGACCGAAACCACCTTTTGGACATAGGATGTGCCGATGGGCTTGCTGTTCTTGGACATTACTATCCTTCTTGTCCACAACCTGAATTAACAATAGGCACCCGAGATCACACTGATAATGATTTTATCACGATTCTTCTGCAAGATCATATTGGTGGCCTCAGGGTCTTTTATCAGGATCGATGGATTGATGTTCCTCCTATACCGGGAGTTCTTGTAGTGAATGCTGGAGATCTTTTGCAG TTGATTACAAACGACAAGTTTGTGAGTTCGCAACACAAAGTGGTGGCAAACAAGGTTGGGCCAAGAGTATCAGTGGCGTCATTCTTTACTACAGGTCATATCCAGAATTCGAAGGTGTATAGACCGATCACTGAGTTGCTTTCAGAAGACAATCCAGCCAAGTATAGAGGCACAGCAATAAAAGAATACTTAGATTACTTTAACGCAAAGGGACTTGATGGCACTTCTGCCCTTTTGCATTTCAAGATCTAA